ATTCAACCCTAAATGGTCAGCGGCTTCAGCTTGCTTCCGAATGCCATGGGGGCCATCCGCCAGAAAAATACTATTAATACCTAGCCGTTCTATTTCTTGCGTTGTCCAGAAATCTTTACCTGACATTAAAGACGCTTTTTCTTCTAGTGTCATTTTGTTTATAATCTCTTTGTATTTCATCTACGATGCCTCATTTACAGTTTCAGCGGCACTTCGAGTAAGAAGTACCGCTAACGTATTATTTTTTAAAAACTCTATTAAGCTACTGATACTGATTCTTCGTCTCTTTTTCTACTGCTACGGAAAGTAAAGTAGAAACCTAGAATAATACCTATCCCCACAAGAATATTGATAATGATCGTGTTAATTATCCATTGCGGTGTAGCTGTACTCATATCATCATCGATGGCACTACTATTTGCTATTGTATACATCACATTTTTAGCAGCATCTCTCATTGCCCATAATGTATCATTGCTATCTGTATTCACTTCCGGTACTCCGAATGGGGCAACACCTGTAAGAAGGATATCGTTCCCAGCACGTAGAGCGAGTTCAACATTCATATATGGATAAGCATCAAGAATAAAGAAGTCTGTATTAACAAGCCCTCTAAATCCCCACTCGTTACGCAACACTTCAGTCATAAGACTTCGATCTGCCCCAGCCCATACAGCACCAATACTGTTGAATGAAGACATCATGCCTAATGCGCCACCTTCTTTTACGGCAATCTCAAATGGTTTTAAGTATATTTCACGAATCGCTTGTTCGTCACCCCATGTTAAGACACCATAAGTGCGGTTATCTTCCTGATCATTTAATGCATAGTGTTTCATCACAACAAACCCGCCTTGATTTTGGTAACCTTCTGTCGTTGCTGCCGCCATCTTACCAGACAGATATGGGTCCTCTGAATAGTACTCAAAGTTTCTTCCAGCAAATGCTGTACGATGGATGTTCATGGCAGGACCATACCAACCAGTTACGCCATACGCTTGTGCTTCAGCGCCAATTGCTTCACCCATTGCTTCAGCAAGATCGATGTTCCAAGTTGATGCTAGCATCACTTCTGCGGGGAATGGGATTCCCGATAATGGTGAACCTGAAATGAAATTACTAATCCCTGCTGGCCCATCATAATCAACTGAAGCTGGTTTCCCAACAGAGGCAATCTCAGCTGTTCTATAGCCCCCGTGTATGACAACATCAACTAACTCATCAACCGATAATTGATCAAGTAAGGGCTCCCAACTTTCGTCATCATAGGCTACCTCTTTAAAATCTTGTAACATTAACCCGTTATCTACGCCAGTTGTTGGGGCAGTATCATGCGTGTCAGCCGGTACATCATAACGCTTGCTATTAACCATATCGACAAATTTTTGGTCAACTAATTTACCAACTACTTCTTTCGTACTTCCGTCTTCATCGGTAACTGTAAACATGACATTTTGGTCAATCTCATCAATATTAGCAAAGCCGTCGGCTCGTGAAAGATAGGTGTCGATACTTCCTTCACCAGTCACCTGTTCATCAAATTGATTCACAGCTATTTGCTCGTCAGTAGAACGCCCCGTCTCATCGTATACGATTTCTGAGAGCGTTTGAGAGGCGACATCAGCGATTTTTTCATGAGAATTATTCATCAACATTACCTGATATTCGCCTGCTTCAAGGACATACGCACCGTCAGAACTGAATGCTTTGTTATGGTCATATGCTGCCATATCTTCAACCGCAAATGAGACTGTTACAACCTCTGATTCCCCTGGTTCCAGTTCATCCGTTTTTCCAAATGCTGCTAGGTTTATTGATGAACGTTCAATATTAC
The DNA window shown above is from Salipaludibacillus agaradhaerens and carries:
- a CDS encoding glycoside hydrolase family 3 N-terminal domain-containing protein, with translation MGKKKMSKKKFRIIWSSVLSLLLVLAIGVNGALAYYSDVITAYFSEIDITSSEAVAAREHSTEVAAKIADEGIILLQNKESALPFVEGTKVNVFGWSFTDPIYGGAGSGGTDASTAITPKAGLEAAGIEINEELYNAYVETELERPEIGIEGQDFTIPEPKPEDFYTDALIDQAKEFSDTAVLFIARSGGEGADLPQSLFGEDTYDPNGSPQGPTGQKFGFEDDQDPNKHYLELTNRELGMLEAVTENFDNIILVVNSANTFELDWIEDYNQIKSVVNIAGPGQSGFGSLGEVLVGDLNPSGRTVDVYAYDLQDAPAATNFGDFDYVVENADGTYSTASDDQGVPLKYVDLTEGIYVGYRYYETAAEEGSIDYDEKVLYPFGYGLSYTTFDQEVVADSVIWNDTEVSVDVEVTNTGAVAGKEVVQLYYSPPYTGNIERSSINLAAFGKTDELEPGESEVVTVSFAVEDMAAYDHNKAFSSDGAYVLEAGEYQVMLMNNSHEKIADVASQTLSEIVYDETGRSTDEQIAVNQFDEQVTGEGSIDTYLSRADGFANIDEIDQNVMFTVTDEDGSTKEVVGKLVDQKFVDMVNSKRYDVPADTHDTAPTTGVDNGLMLQDFKEVAYDDESWEPLLDQLSVDELVDVVIHGGYRTAEIASVGKPASVDYDGPAGISNFISGSPLSGIPFPAEVMLASTWNIDLAEAMGEAIGAEAQAYGVTGWYGPAMNIHRTAFAGRNFEYYSEDPYLSGKMAAATTEGYQNQGGFVVMKHYALNDQEDNRTYGVLTWGDEQAIREIYLKPFEIAVKEGGALGMMSSFNSIGAVWAGADRSLMTEVLRNEWGFRGLVNTDFFILDAYPYMNVELALRAGNDILLTGVAPFGVPEVNTDSNDTLWAMRDAAKNVMYTIANSSAIDDDMSTATPQWIINTIIINILVGIGIILGFYFTFRSSRKRDEESVSVA